Proteins from a single region of Nerophis ophidion isolate RoL-2023_Sa linkage group LG08, RoL_Noph_v1.0, whole genome shotgun sequence:
- the LOC133557330 gene encoding 5-hydroxytryptamine receptor 3A-like isoform X1, producing MAAVNASVSQRSQWRSQDRRCLFELQEEVPQSTEVSGGVPAERVCSYNQVLEHLNLSADHTLYSMTRPVRDHTKTTVVTLEVILYAILDVRELDQIFIPYVWIFTSWQNDHISWNPQDFCGIENVTLPNQFLWKPDLTIEEMVEKDKAPPSPHLTISNSGQVRVQDDKVLPCTCRMHIYKFPFDIQSCNLSFKSVVQSVQEMRLLHSLGSAEATRWSREVMRTQYEWLFVGMSVENKTLTIFRMEQDVIVYTITMKRRPVLYIINFMLPILFLLCLDMASFLIPDTGGEKLSFKVTVLLAVTVMQLILNEILPCSSDRIPLIAVYCIGIFGLMLLSLLETILVMHLMDKDGSSQDAKAGQDQSLSEDSGGQADSKGGGDKKWRRCASFCNGPARENSPELMKDGEQTGSGSMEVISEETREVMRALTQLLNKGEEPSKPSSWSKVITKIHRIFFAFYVAAVVLFLAGMCFLWQSNQDD from the exons GTGGCGTCCCCGCTGAGAGGGTGTGTTCCTACAACCAAGTGTTGGAGCACCTGAACCTCAGCGCAGACCACACCTTGTACTCCATGACACGTCCGGTCAGAGACCACACCAAGACCACCGTGGTGACCTTGGAGGTCATCCTCTACGCCATCCTCGACGTG AGAGAGTTGGACCAGATCTTCATTCCTTACGTCTGGATTTTCACG AGTTGGCAGAACGATCACATCTCCTGGAACCCGCAGGACTTTTGTGGCATCGAGAACGTCACTCTTCCCAATCAGTTTTTGTGGAAGCCAGACCTCACCATTGAGGAGAT GGTGGAGAAGGACAAGGCCCCCCCCAGCCCCCACCTCACCATCTCCAACAGTGGCCAGGTGCGGGTCCAGGACGACAAGGTGCTGCCCTGCACCTGCAGGATGCACATCTACAAGTTCCCCTTCGACATTCAGAGCTGCAACCTCTCCTTCAAGTCCGTGGTCCAATCCG TCCAGGAGATGCGGCTGCTGCACTCGCTGGGCTCGGCCGAGGCCACCAGGTGGTCCAGGGAGGTGATGCGCACGCAGTACGAGTGGCTCTTCGTGGGCATGAGCGTGGAAAACAAGACCCTGACCATCTTCCGCATGGAGCAGGACGTGATCGTTTATACG ATCACCATGAAGAGGAGACCGGTGCTCTACATCATCAACTTCATGCTCCCCATCCTCTTCCTCCTGTGTCTGGACATGGCCTCCTTCCTGATCCCGGACACCGGAGGAGAAAAGTTGAGCTTCAAAGTCACCGTGCTGCTGGCCGTCACCGTCATGCAGCTCATCCTCAACGAGATCCTGCCCTGCTCCTCCGACAGGATACCCCTCATAG CCGTGTACTGCATCGGCATCTTTGGACTGATGCTGCTCAGCCTCCTGGAGACCATCTTGGTCATGCACCTGATGGACAAGGATGGCAGCAGCCAGGACGCCAAGGCCGGCCAAGACCAGAGCCTGAGTGAGGACTCCGGCGGACAGGCCGACTCTAAAGGAG GCGGCGATAAGAAATGGAGGCGATGTGCGAGCTTCTGCAACGGTCCTGCACGTGAAAACTCACCTGAACTCATGAAG GACGGGGAGCAGACCGGGTCTGGAAGCATGGAGGTGATCTCGGAGGAGACCAGGGAGGTGATGAGGGCGCTAACCCAGCTTCTCAACAAGGGGGAAGAGCCCAGCAAGCCCAGCTCCTGGAGCAAAGTCATCACCAAAATCCACAGGATCTTTTTCGCCTTCTACGTTGCTGCTGTGGTTTTGTTTTTAGCCGGTATGTGTTTTCTTTGGCAGAGCAACCAAGATGACTGA
- the LOC133557330 gene encoding 5-hydroxytryptamine receptor 3A-like isoform X2 — MLAGFFFFLLLLTGGVPAERVCSYNQVLEHLNLSADHTLYSMTRPVRDHTKTTVVTLEVILYAILDVRELDQIFIPYVWIFTSWQNDHISWNPQDFCGIENVTLPNQFLWKPDLTIEEMVEKDKAPPSPHLTISNSGQVRVQDDKVLPCTCRMHIYKFPFDIQSCNLSFKSVVQSVQEMRLLHSLGSAEATRWSREVMRTQYEWLFVGMSVENKTLTIFRMEQDVIVYTITMKRRPVLYIINFMLPILFLLCLDMASFLIPDTGGEKLSFKVTVLLAVTVMQLILNEILPCSSDRIPLIAVYCIGIFGLMLLSLLETILVMHLMDKDGSSQDAKAGQDQSLSEDSGGQADSKGGGDKKWRRCASFCNGPARENSPELMKDGEQTGSGSMEVISEETREVMRALTQLLNKGEEPSKPSSWSKVITKIHRIFFAFYVAAVVLFLAGMCFLWQSNQDD, encoded by the exons ATGCTCGCAGGATTCTTCTTCTTCCTGCTGCTCCTCACCG GTGGCGTCCCCGCTGAGAGGGTGTGTTCCTACAACCAAGTGTTGGAGCACCTGAACCTCAGCGCAGACCACACCTTGTACTCCATGACACGTCCGGTCAGAGACCACACCAAGACCACCGTGGTGACCTTGGAGGTCATCCTCTACGCCATCCTCGACGTG AGAGAGTTGGACCAGATCTTCATTCCTTACGTCTGGATTTTCACG AGTTGGCAGAACGATCACATCTCCTGGAACCCGCAGGACTTTTGTGGCATCGAGAACGTCACTCTTCCCAATCAGTTTTTGTGGAAGCCAGACCTCACCATTGAGGAGAT GGTGGAGAAGGACAAGGCCCCCCCCAGCCCCCACCTCACCATCTCCAACAGTGGCCAGGTGCGGGTCCAGGACGACAAGGTGCTGCCCTGCACCTGCAGGATGCACATCTACAAGTTCCCCTTCGACATTCAGAGCTGCAACCTCTCCTTCAAGTCCGTGGTCCAATCCG TCCAGGAGATGCGGCTGCTGCACTCGCTGGGCTCGGCCGAGGCCACCAGGTGGTCCAGGGAGGTGATGCGCACGCAGTACGAGTGGCTCTTCGTGGGCATGAGCGTGGAAAACAAGACCCTGACCATCTTCCGCATGGAGCAGGACGTGATCGTTTATACG ATCACCATGAAGAGGAGACCGGTGCTCTACATCATCAACTTCATGCTCCCCATCCTCTTCCTCCTGTGTCTGGACATGGCCTCCTTCCTGATCCCGGACACCGGAGGAGAAAAGTTGAGCTTCAAAGTCACCGTGCTGCTGGCCGTCACCGTCATGCAGCTCATCCTCAACGAGATCCTGCCCTGCTCCTCCGACAGGATACCCCTCATAG CCGTGTACTGCATCGGCATCTTTGGACTGATGCTGCTCAGCCTCCTGGAGACCATCTTGGTCATGCACCTGATGGACAAGGATGGCAGCAGCCAGGACGCCAAGGCCGGCCAAGACCAGAGCCTGAGTGAGGACTCCGGCGGACAGGCCGACTCTAAAGGAG GCGGCGATAAGAAATGGAGGCGATGTGCGAGCTTCTGCAACGGTCCTGCACGTGAAAACTCACCTGAACTCATGAAG GACGGGGAGCAGACCGGGTCTGGAAGCATGGAGGTGATCTCGGAGGAGACCAGGGAGGTGATGAGGGCGCTAACCCAGCTTCTCAACAAGGGGGAAGAGCCCAGCAAGCCCAGCTCCTGGAGCAAAGTCATCACCAAAATCCACAGGATCTTTTTCGCCTTCTACGTTGCTGCTGTGGTTTTGTTTTTAGCCGGTATGTGTTTTCTTTGGCAGAGCAACCAAGATGACTGA